In Amycolatopsis jiangsuensis, the following proteins share a genomic window:
- a CDS encoding ABC transporter ATP-binding protein: MALLEVRDLKVVFQRKGEQPFTAVDGVSFDVEPGQTVGLVGESGCGKSVTSLAIMRLLAKRGNRVSGSVRFEGTDLLKLSGREMRDRRGRDLGMVFQDPLSSLNPVIPIGLQITEVLERHRGMPRKKARVEAAELLDKVGIPDPSRRLSEYPHQLSGGMRQRALIAIALACQPRLLIADEPTTALDVTIQAQILALLRDLVRDTGTALIMITHDLGVVAGLCDEVNVLYGGRIVERAQRHALFAEPRHPYTNGLLASIPRLDEGRGEKLVPIRGSVADNIPWDNGCAFAPRCPNALPVCRERTPELAADRGGLLRCHNPVQPTVAAGGGTR; encoded by the coding sequence ATGGCACTCCTTGAAGTCCGCGACCTGAAGGTCGTGTTCCAGCGCAAGGGCGAGCAGCCGTTCACCGCGGTGGACGGCGTGAGCTTCGACGTCGAGCCGGGCCAGACCGTCGGCCTCGTCGGCGAGTCCGGCTGCGGCAAGTCGGTCACGTCGCTGGCGATCATGCGGTTGCTGGCCAAGCGCGGCAACCGGGTCAGCGGCTCGGTCCGGTTCGAGGGCACCGACCTGCTGAAGCTGTCCGGCCGGGAGATGCGTGACCGCCGCGGTCGCGACCTCGGCATGGTCTTCCAGGACCCGTTGTCCTCGCTGAACCCGGTGATCCCGATCGGGCTGCAGATCACCGAGGTGCTGGAACGCCACCGGGGCATGCCCCGCAAGAAGGCCCGCGTGGAGGCGGCCGAACTGCTGGACAAGGTCGGCATCCCGGATCCGTCGCGGCGGCTTTCCGAGTACCCGCACCAGCTTTCCGGCGGGATGCGGCAGCGTGCGCTGATCGCGATCGCGCTGGCCTGCCAGCCGCGGCTGCTCATCGCCGACGAGCCGACCACCGCGCTGGACGTGACCATCCAGGCGCAGATCCTCGCGCTGCTGCGGGACCTGGTGCGCGACACCGGAACCGCGCTGATCATGATCACGCACGACCTCGGCGTGGTGGCCGGGCTGTGCGACGAGGTGAACGTGCTCTACGGCGGCCGGATCGTGGAACGCGCGCAACGGCACGCGTTGTTCGCCGAGCCGCGGCATCCTTACACGAACGGTCTGCTGGCCTCGATTCCGCGGCTGGACGAGGGCCGGGGCGAGAAGCTGGTGCCGATCCGCGGTTCGGTGGCCGACAACATCCCGTGGGACAACGGGTGCGCCTTCGCGCCCCGGTGCCCCAACGCGCTGCCGGTGTGCCGGGAACGGACGCCGGAACTCGCGGCGGACCGCGGCGGACTGCTGCGCTGCCACAACCCGGTGCAGCCCACGGTGGCCGCCGGAGGAGGGACCCGATGA
- a CDS encoding DedA family protein has product MSIEHWLEAIPPISVYLLVGLVVMIESLGIPLPGEIVLVSAALLASSHSGLNPLWIGGLASAGAIIGDSIGYLIGRKGGKRLFDWAGRKFPKHFGPEHVANAERMFHKRGMWAVFFGRFVAVLRILAGPLAGSLNMHYPRFLIANALGGIVWAGGTTALIYYLGVVADKWLKGFQWAALAVALVLGVVIAFVLKKRMGRAHPDNSGSSGTSGSSDAETDPATKDDAVA; this is encoded by the coding sequence GTGAGTATCGAGCACTGGCTGGAGGCGATTCCGCCGATCTCGGTCTACCTCCTGGTCGGGCTGGTGGTGATGATCGAGAGCCTCGGCATCCCGCTGCCCGGTGAGATCGTGCTGGTGAGCGCGGCGCTGCTGGCCTCGTCGCACAGTGGGCTGAACCCGTTGTGGATCGGCGGCCTGGCCAGTGCGGGCGCGATCATCGGGGACAGCATCGGCTACCTGATCGGCCGCAAGGGTGGTAAACGGCTCTTCGACTGGGCAGGCCGGAAGTTCCCCAAGCACTTCGGCCCGGAACACGTGGCCAATGCCGAGCGGATGTTCCACAAACGCGGGATGTGGGCGGTGTTCTTCGGCCGCTTCGTCGCGGTGCTGCGGATCCTGGCCGGCCCGCTCGCCGGCTCGCTCAACATGCACTATCCGCGCTTCCTCATCGCGAACGCACTGGGCGGCATCGTCTGGGCCGGCGGCACCACCGCGCTCATCTACTACCTGGGCGTGGTCGCCGACAAGTGGCTGAAGGGTTTCCAGTGGGCGGCCCTCGCCGTGGCGCTGGTGCTGGGTGTGGTCATCGCGTTCGTGCTGAAGAAGCGGATGGGCCGCGCTCACCCCGACAACTCAGGCAGCTCAGGCACCTCTGGCAGCTCGGACGCCGAGACCGACCCGGCGACGAAGGACGACGCGGTCGCCTGA
- a CDS encoding ABC transporter ATP-binding protein — protein sequence MLLEVTDLKVHFPIKRGVIVDRTVGYVYAVDGVDLSIRRGETYGLVGESGCGKSTLGRAILRLNEPTAGSVVFDGTDVARLKGEQLRRARRRMQMIFQDPMSSLDPRQSVESILVEGMHAHGLDRDPEATARRLRELLSAVGLPESSLRKYPHEFSGGQRQRIGIARALAVEPDLIVADEPVSALDVSVQAQVVNLLEELQDELGLTYVVIAHDLAVVQHISDRIGVMYLGALVEETSSAELYENPLHPYTRALLSAIPVPDPVVEDSREQILLAGDLPSPANPPTGCRFHTRCPWRQATLCDTDRPQLREIGAGHRVACHYAEDIRDGRIQPHKVEPELVEAGAVNPDSGPPDVGSVTEIL from the coding sequence GTGCTGCTGGAGGTCACCGACCTCAAGGTGCACTTCCCGATCAAGCGTGGCGTCATCGTCGACCGGACGGTGGGGTACGTGTACGCGGTGGACGGCGTCGACCTGTCCATCCGCCGCGGCGAGACCTACGGGCTGGTCGGCGAATCCGGCTGCGGAAAGTCCACGCTGGGCCGTGCGATCCTGCGGTTGAACGAGCCCACCGCGGGCAGTGTCGTGTTCGACGGCACGGATGTCGCCCGGCTCAAGGGCGAGCAGCTGCGCAGGGCCCGGCGGCGGATGCAGATGATCTTCCAGGATCCGATGTCCAGCCTGGATCCGCGCCAGTCGGTGGAGTCGATCCTGGTCGAGGGCATGCACGCGCACGGCCTCGACCGCGATCCCGAGGCCACCGCGCGCAGGCTGCGGGAGCTGCTGTCGGCGGTCGGCCTGCCGGAGTCGTCGCTGCGGAAGTACCCGCACGAGTTCTCCGGTGGCCAGCGCCAGCGCATCGGCATCGCACGGGCGCTGGCGGTGGAACCGGACCTGATCGTGGCCGACGAACCGGTGTCCGCGCTCGACGTGTCGGTGCAGGCGCAGGTGGTGAACCTGCTGGAGGAACTGCAGGACGAGCTGGGTCTGACCTACGTGGTGATCGCGCACGACCTGGCCGTGGTGCAGCACATCTCCGACCGGATCGGCGTGATGTACCTGGGCGCGCTCGTCGAGGAGACGAGCTCGGCGGAGCTGTACGAGAATCCGCTGCACCCCTACACCCGGGCGCTGCTGTCGGCGATCCCGGTGCCGGATCCGGTGGTGGAGGACAGCCGTGAGCAGATCCTGTTGGCCGGCGACCTGCCGTCCCCGGCCAACCCGCCGACCGGCTGCCGTTTCCACACCCGCTGCCCGTGGCGGCAGGCGACCCTGTGCGACACCGACCGTCCGCAGCTGCGGGAGATCGGCGCCGGACACCGGGTGGCCTGCCACTACGCCGAGGACATCCGCGACGGCCGGATCCAGCCGCACAAGGTCGAACCGGAGCTGGTCGAAGCCGGCGCGGTGAACCCCGATTCCGGCCCACCGGACGTCGGCTCGGTCACCGAGATCCTCTGA
- a CDS encoding EamA family transporter yields the protein MAVRDRLLAVFVAVLWGLNFLAIHATLGQFPPMFAGALRFALIAVPTLLFVPRPRVKLRYLLGYGLGFGTGQFAFLFVAMDLGMPTGLASLVLQSSAPFTVLLGAALLRERISGRQLAGILLAVAGMTAIAWQQAGHAALVPMLLTLLAALSWAFGNLSMRKAEPDNPLHLTLWMSVVPPLPMLALSLGFEGTAGFRSLTTLGTHAGLIGLAGLAYVVLFGTVVGSGVWTTLMRRNPASVVAPFSLLVPVVGLSASFFVLAEVPTLLEIVAAAVVIGGVLLGSLRRKPAAALDEELLPA from the coding sequence ATGGCCGTTCGTGACCGCTTGCTCGCCGTGTTCGTCGCCGTCCTGTGGGGCCTCAACTTCCTCGCGATCCACGCCACGCTCGGCCAGTTCCCGCCGATGTTCGCCGGTGCGCTGCGGTTCGCACTGATCGCGGTGCCCACCCTGCTGTTCGTCCCGCGGCCCCGGGTCAAACTGCGGTACCTGCTCGGCTACGGCCTCGGGTTCGGCACCGGACAGTTCGCGTTCCTGTTCGTGGCGATGGACCTGGGCATGCCGACCGGCCTCGCCTCGCTGGTACTGCAGTCCTCTGCGCCGTTCACCGTCCTGCTCGGCGCGGCGCTGCTGCGGGAACGCATTTCCGGGCGCCAGCTGGCCGGGATCCTGCTGGCCGTCGCGGGCATGACGGCGATCGCCTGGCAGCAGGCCGGGCACGCCGCGCTGGTGCCCATGCTGCTCACCCTGCTCGCCGCGCTGAGCTGGGCGTTCGGGAACCTGAGCATGCGCAAGGCGGAGCCGGACAATCCACTGCACCTCACGCTGTGGATGTCGGTCGTGCCGCCGCTGCCGATGCTCGCGCTGTCACTCGGCTTCGAAGGCACCGCGGGCTTCCGGTCGCTCACGACCCTGGGCACGCACGCCGGGCTGATCGGCCTCGCCGGGCTGGCTTACGTGGTCCTCTTCGGCACCGTGGTCGGCTCCGGCGTGTGGACCACGCTGATGCGCCGGAACCCGGCGAGCGTGGTGGCCCCGTTCTCCCTGCTCGTGCCGGTGGTCGGGCTGAGCGCGTCGTTCTTCGTCCTCGCGGAGGTGCCCACCCTCCTGGAGATCGTCGCCGCGGCGGTGGTGATCGGCGGCGTGCTGCTGGGCAGCCTGCGCCGGAAGCCGGCAGCCGCCCTGGACGAGGAGCTGCTGCCGGCTTGA